In a single window of the Nocardioides massiliensis genome:
- the pxpB gene encoding 5-oxoprolinase subunit PxpB: MSAPTFLPYGDAGVLVEVDDTAAVLRWSDALQAHRPAGVAEIVPAARTLLVVAEPGADLTELRSALGALDVPNSGAVEDAGPDAEVIEIPVHYDGPDLADVAQLTGLSEDEVVAAHTGEPWRVAFGGFAPGFGYLSGGDPRLEVPRRDEPRTRVPAGAVGLAGTSSGVYPRESPGGWQLIGTTDVALWDLDRDPPALLRQGALVQFTVAQSPGAQR, from the coding sequence ATGAGCGCCCCGACCTTCCTCCCGTACGGCGACGCCGGAGTGCTCGTGGAGGTGGACGACACCGCGGCGGTGCTGCGGTGGTCCGACGCCCTGCAGGCCCACCGACCTGCGGGCGTCGCCGAGATCGTGCCGGCCGCGCGCACCCTCCTGGTCGTGGCCGAGCCCGGCGCCGACCTCACCGAGCTGCGCAGCGCGCTGGGCGCCCTCGACGTACCGAACTCGGGTGCGGTCGAGGACGCGGGACCCGACGCCGAGGTGATCGAGATCCCCGTGCACTACGACGGTCCCGACCTGGCCGACGTCGCGCAGCTGACCGGGCTGAGCGAGGACGAGGTCGTCGCAGCCCACACCGGCGAGCCGTGGCGCGTGGCCTTCGGCGGGTTCGCCCCGGGCTTCGGCTACCTCAGCGGCGGCGACCCGCGTCTGGAGGTGCCGCGCCGCGACGAGCCGCGCACCAGGGTGCCGGCCGGTGCCGTGGGACTGGCCGGGACCTCCAGCGGCGTCTACCCGCGGGAGTCGCCGGGCGGCTGGCAGCTGATCGGCACCACGGACGTCGCGCTGTGGGACCTCGACCGGGACCCGCCCGCGCTGTTGCGGCAGGGCGCGCTCGTGCAGTTCACGGTGGCCCAGAGCCCGGGTGCACAGCGATGA
- a CDS encoding LamB/YcsF family protein — translation MTSIDLNSDVGESFGRWQLGDDAAVLAEVSSANVACGFHAGDPRTLRRTCAVAAEHGVTIGAQVGYRDLAGFGRRFIDAEPDELAADVLYQIGALEAMARPAGVQVRYVKPHGALYHATVDRVDQARAVVEATRAYDPTMAILGLPGSALLAEAEAAGLRTVREAFADRAYTREGQLVSRRERGAVLSDADEVARRVVRMVTDGEVEAVDGSVVKVEADSICVHGDSPGAVEMTVRTRAALREAGVEVRSFA, via the coding sequence ATGACGAGCATCGACCTCAACAGCGACGTGGGGGAGTCGTTCGGGCGCTGGCAGCTCGGTGACGACGCGGCCGTGCTGGCCGAGGTCTCCAGCGCCAACGTCGCCTGCGGCTTCCATGCCGGTGATCCCCGCACCCTGCGCCGGACGTGTGCCGTCGCGGCCGAGCACGGCGTGACGATCGGCGCCCAGGTGGGCTACCGCGACCTGGCCGGGTTCGGACGCCGGTTCATCGACGCCGAGCCCGACGAGCTCGCCGCCGACGTGCTCTACCAGATCGGCGCGTTGGAGGCGATGGCACGACCGGCCGGCGTGCAGGTGCGCTACGTCAAGCCGCACGGCGCGCTCTACCACGCGACGGTCGACCGGGTGGACCAGGCGCGGGCGGTCGTCGAGGCCACGCGGGCCTACGACCCGACGATGGCGATCCTCGGCCTGCCCGGCTCGGCGCTGCTGGCCGAGGCGGAGGCAGCGGGCCTGCGCACGGTGCGCGAGGCCTTCGCCGACCGGGCCTACACCCGCGAAGGTCAGCTCGTCTCGCGCCGCGAGCGGGGTGCGGTGCTGAGCGACGCCGACGAGGTGGCGCGCCGGGTCGTGCGGATGGTGACGGACGGCGAGGTCGAGGCCGTGGACGGCTCGGTGGTGAAGGTGGAGGCCGACTCGATCTGTGTGCACGGCGACTCGCCGGGCGCGGTGGAGATGACCGTCCGCACCCGCGCGGCCCTGCGTGAGGCCGGCGTCGAGGTCCGGTCGTTCGCATGA
- a CDS encoding PH domain-containing protein, translating to MAGLLRRTFAEPRIGRHLLRDEGEVIVDEVRKHWVVYVTPVLEGLLGLAVLVAFPFVDIDLAWFPLLLGLGLLAHAGWRALSRHMDRFVVTNMRVFRVRGVLAQTLATMPLGRILDITVHKPLTGRLCGYGHFVFESAAQEQGLRDISHVGRPDERDLVIQRVVQRSGLRGPRVN from the coding sequence ATGGCGGGCCTGCTGCGCCGCACGTTCGCCGAGCCGCGCATCGGTCGGCACCTCCTGCGCGACGAGGGCGAGGTCATCGTCGACGAGGTGCGCAAGCACTGGGTGGTCTACGTGACCCCCGTCCTCGAAGGTCTCCTGGGGCTGGCCGTGCTGGTCGCGTTCCCGTTCGTCGACATCGACCTGGCGTGGTTCCCGCTCCTGCTCGGCCTCGGCCTGCTCGCGCACGCGGGGTGGCGGGCGCTGAGCCGGCACATGGACCGGTTCGTGGTCACCAACATGCGGGTGTTCCGCGTGCGCGGCGTGCTGGCGCAGACGCTCGCGACGATGCCGCTGGGCCGCATCCTCGACATCACCGTCCACAAACCGCTGACCGGCCGGCTGTGCGGCTACGGGCACTTCGTGTTCGAGTCGGCCGCGCAGGAGCAGGGACTGCGCGACATCTCCCACGTCGGGCGGCCCGACGAGCGCGACCTGGTGATCCAGCGCGTGGTCCAGCGGTCCGGTCTGCGCGGCCCGAGGGTGAACTGA
- a CDS encoding biotin-dependent carboxyltransferase family protein: MTVRLRVLATGPLALVQDEGRPGLTGVGVGRSGAADRTAYALANRVVANPPGLAALEVTLGGLEVEVLGGSLTVCLTGAPAPLFVDDVPAGTHAPVTVPEGGHVRVDPPPVGLRSYLAVRGGVDVAPVLGSRSHDVLAALGPAPLAEGDELPVGPTPPEHPAVDQVAPPRYDDDPVVLRAVRGPRDGWVEDPDVLVATTWTATERTNRIGMRLSGGAVQHAEGAGELPSEGVWRGAIQVPPNGEPVVFLADHPVTGGYPVVGVVVDADVDRAAQVRPGQQVRFRWVSGA, encoded by the coding sequence ATGACGGTGCGACTGCGGGTCCTCGCCACGGGTCCGCTCGCGCTGGTGCAGGACGAGGGGCGCCCGGGACTGACGGGCGTCGGCGTCGGTCGCTCCGGAGCGGCCGACCGGACGGCGTACGCCCTCGCCAACCGGGTGGTCGCCAACCCGCCGGGTCTCGCTGCTCTCGAGGTCACGCTGGGCGGGTTGGAGGTCGAGGTGCTCGGCGGCAGCCTCACCGTATGTCTGACCGGCGCACCCGCGCCGCTCTTCGTCGATGACGTACCCGCAGGCACCCATGCCCCCGTCACGGTGCCCGAAGGCGGCCATGTGCGGGTCGACCCGCCGCCGGTCGGGCTGCGCTCCTACCTCGCCGTGCGTGGAGGAGTCGACGTCGCGCCGGTGCTCGGCTCGCGCAGCCACGACGTGCTGGCCGCCCTCGGCCCGGCGCCGCTCGCCGAGGGCGACGAGCTGCCGGTCGGCCCGACCCCGCCCGAGCACCCCGCGGTCGACCAGGTCGCGCCCCCGCGCTATGACGACGACCCGGTGGTGCTGCGCGCGGTGCGCGGCCCGCGCGACGGTTGGGTCGAGGACCCCGACGTGCTGGTCGCCACGACCTGGACCGCAACCGAGCGCACCAACCGGATCGGGATGCGGCTGTCGGGAGGAGCCGTCCAGCATGCCGAGGGCGCCGGCGAGCTGCCGAGCGAAGGCGTGTGGCGCGGGGCGATCCAGGTGCCACCGAACGGTGAGCCGGTGGTGTTCCTCGCCGACCACCCGGTCACCGGCGGCTACCCCGTCGTCGGGGTCGTGGTCGACGCCGACGTCGACCGGGCCGCGCAGGTGCGGCCCGGGCAGCAGGTCCGGTTCCGCTGGGTCAGTGGCGCCTGA
- a CDS encoding acetyl-CoA hydrolase/transferase family protein, translated as MTTLPSVLAALPPDPRVVVAGNFATPWRLLGEIDAALASYRLWMLNAQPGIPTREGVTLETPFVGAGMRKQPGLRYFPARLSVVPRLFEVSCPPDLVVLHVAPPRDGMVSLGTEVNVLPAAIEQVRRRGGAVIAQVNPQMPYTYGDALVPRSEIDLLVEDDTPLPVPPVVEVGESAARIGDLVARRVQDGATLQAGIGAIPDAALAGLRDRRGLGVWTEMFSDRVLELELLGALDVERPIVSSFVFGSAELYAWLDGNERVIMRRTEVTNTPARIAANPQMTSINSALQVDLFGQANASRIRARIHSGFGGQTDFIVGALHSAGGQAMIALRSWHPKAQVSTIVPLVDEPVTSFQMHAVITENGAAEMFGHDERSQARHLIEHAAHPDVREELWEEAHHLGL; from the coding sequence ATGACCACTCTCCCCAGCGTGCTGGCGGCGCTCCCACCCGACCCCCGGGTGGTGGTGGCCGGCAACTTCGCGACCCCGTGGCGGTTGCTCGGCGAGATCGACGCCGCGCTGGCGTCGTACCGGCTGTGGATGCTCAACGCCCAACCCGGCATCCCCACCCGCGAGGGCGTGACCCTGGAGACGCCGTTCGTGGGCGCGGGCATGCGCAAGCAACCGGGGTTGCGGTACTTCCCCGCGCGACTCTCCGTCGTGCCGCGGTTGTTCGAGGTCAGCTGCCCTCCCGACCTCGTCGTCCTGCACGTCGCCCCGCCGCGCGACGGGATGGTGTCGCTCGGCACGGAGGTCAACGTGCTGCCCGCAGCGATCGAGCAGGTGCGCCGGCGTGGCGGCGCCGTCATCGCGCAGGTGAACCCCCAGATGCCCTACACGTACGGCGACGCGCTCGTCCCGCGCTCCGAGATCGACCTGCTCGTCGAGGACGACACCCCGCTCCCGGTGCCGCCGGTGGTCGAGGTGGGGGAGTCGGCCGCGCGCATCGGCGACCTGGTCGCGCGCCGGGTCCAGGACGGCGCGACCCTGCAGGCGGGCATCGGGGCGATCCCCGACGCCGCGCTCGCGGGCCTGCGCGATCGTCGCGGCCTGGGCGTGTGGACCGAGATGTTCTCCGACCGGGTGCTGGAGCTGGAGCTCCTCGGCGCGCTCGACGTCGAGCGCCCGATCGTGAGCTCCTTCGTCTTCGGCTCCGCGGAGCTCTATGCGTGGCTCGACGGCAACGAGCGCGTGATCATGCGGCGTACCGAGGTCACCAACACCCCGGCGCGGATCGCGGCCAACCCGCAGATGACCAGCATCAACAGCGCGTTGCAGGTCGACCTCTTCGGCCAGGCCAACGCCTCCCGCATCCGGGCCCGGATCCACTCCGGGTTCGGTGGCCAGACCGACTTCATCGTGGGCGCGCTGCACAGCGCCGGGGGACAGGCGATGATCGCGCTGCGCTCGTGGCACCCGAAGGCGCAGGTGTCGACGATCGTGCCGCTGGTCGACGAGCCGGTGACGTCGTTCCAGATGCACGCGGTGATCACCGAGAACGGCGCGGCGGAGATGTTCGGCCACGACGAGCGCAGCCAGGCGCGTCACCTCATCGAGCACGCGGCCCACCCCGACGTGCGCGAGGAGCTGTGGGAGGAGGCCCACCACCTGGGCCTGTAA
- the meaB gene encoding methylmalonyl Co-A mutase-associated GTPase MeaB encodes MTRAGSVPELVTAARTGQVRAVARLISLVEDASPLLREAMAALAPYAGNAHVVGITGAPGVGKSTTTSALVRELRSRGQRVGVLAIDPSSPFSGGALLGDRVRMGDHATDAGVYIRSMASRGHLGGLSWATPQALRVLDAAGYDTVIVETVGVGQSEVEVAGLADSTIVLLAPGMGDGIQAAKAGILEIGDLYVVNKADRDGAAAVRRDLRSMLALADRAEGSWRPPVLTAVATKHEGLDEVVDKLEAHRAWLAESGAGTDRRRRRAREEVAAIAVTELRSRWDTLSGSVELDTLAEDVLAGRLDPYAAADALLAASD; translated from the coding sequence GTGACCCGAGCCGGCTCGGTCCCCGAGCTCGTGACGGCCGCCCGCACCGGACAGGTGCGGGCGGTCGCCCGTCTCATCTCCTTGGTCGAGGACGCCTCGCCGCTGCTGCGCGAGGCGATGGCGGCCCTGGCGCCGTACGCCGGCAACGCCCACGTCGTCGGCATCACCGGGGCCCCCGGCGTCGGGAAGTCGACCACCACGTCGGCGCTGGTGCGCGAGCTGCGCTCTCGCGGGCAGCGGGTCGGGGTGCTCGCCATCGACCCGTCCTCCCCGTTCTCCGGCGGCGCGCTGCTCGGTGACCGGGTGCGCATGGGCGACCACGCCACCGACGCCGGTGTCTACATCCGGTCGATGGCCTCGCGCGGTCACCTCGGCGGGTTGTCGTGGGCGACGCCGCAGGCGCTGCGGGTGCTCGACGCGGCCGGCTACGACACGGTGATCGTCGAGACCGTCGGGGTGGGGCAGAGCGAGGTCGAGGTCGCCGGCCTGGCCGACAGCACGATCGTGCTGCTCGCGCCGGGGATGGGCGACGGGATCCAGGCCGCCAAGGCGGGGATCCTCGAGATCGGCGACCTCTACGTCGTCAACAAGGCCGACCGCGACGGCGCGGCCGCCGTACGCCGTGACCTGCGCTCGATGCTCGCGCTGGCCGATCGCGCCGAGGGCAGCTGGCGCCCGCCGGTGCTCACCGCCGTGGCGACGAAGCACGAGGGCCTCGACGAGGTCGTCGACAAGCTCGAGGCGCACCGCGCCTGGCTGGCGGAGTCGGGTGCGGGGACCGACCGGCGGCGCCGCCGGGCCCGCGAGGAGGTCGCGGCGATCGCCGTCACCGAGCTGCGCAGCCGCTGGGACACCCTGAGCGGCAGCGTCGAGCTCGACACCCTCGCCGAGGACGTGCTCGCCGGCAGGCTCGACCCGTACGCCGCCGCCGACGCCCTGCTGGCCGCCTCGGACTAG
- a CDS encoding NRAMP family divalent metal transporter, whose amino-acid sequence MATSAIGPGFITQTATFTIELGAAFACAIVLSILVDIAVQMNVWRVVGVAGRRAHELANEVVRGAGWILAALVLVGGLVFNVGNVAGSGLGLDALLGLDPRIGGAISAALACGIFVSKQAGVALDRLVVVLGLVMVVATAIIAVTSSPPVGEALRNVVMPEEFSVLAVTTIIGGTVGGYITYAGAHRLLDSGRTGVESAREIGRSSVVGILVTGVMRVVLFLAILGVVAGGASIDETNPAASAFGAAMGEVGMRVFGLILWAAALTSVIGASYTSVSFHHLPHAGTATQPPDRRLHRRDDRGLPARAGAAGDVAGLRRCVQRDHPSARVRRPALDRLAAPRPAARIPLSRVAAGRGRGSVGLDAVSRLQRDHPARRPVTKDL is encoded by the coding sequence ATGGCGACCAGCGCCATCGGGCCGGGGTTCATCACGCAGACCGCGACGTTCACGATCGAGCTGGGCGCCGCGTTCGCCTGCGCGATCGTGCTGTCGATCCTGGTCGACATCGCCGTACAGATGAACGTCTGGCGGGTCGTCGGGGTCGCGGGCCGGCGCGCCCACGAGCTCGCCAACGAGGTCGTGCGCGGAGCCGGCTGGATCCTGGCCGCGCTCGTGCTGGTCGGCGGCCTGGTCTTCAACGTCGGCAACGTCGCGGGCAGCGGACTCGGGCTCGACGCGCTGCTCGGTCTCGACCCGCGCATCGGCGGTGCGATCTCCGCCGCCCTCGCCTGCGGCATCTTCGTGAGCAAGCAGGCCGGCGTGGCGCTCGACCGGCTGGTGGTGGTCCTCGGCCTGGTGATGGTCGTGGCCACCGCGATCATCGCGGTGACGAGTTCACCGCCGGTCGGGGAGGCGCTGCGCAACGTCGTGATGCCCGAGGAGTTCTCCGTCCTCGCCGTCACCACGATCATCGGCGGCACGGTCGGCGGTTACATCACCTATGCGGGCGCCCACCGGTTGCTCGACTCCGGACGCACCGGCGTCGAGAGCGCCCGCGAGATCGGGCGCAGCTCCGTCGTCGGCATCCTCGTGACCGGCGTGATGCGGGTGGTGCTGTTCCTCGCGATCCTCGGGGTCGTGGCGGGCGGCGCGAGCATCGACGAGACCAACCCGGCGGCGAGCGCCTTCGGCGCGGCCATGGGAGAGGTCGGCATGCGCGTCTTCGGCCTGATCCTGTGGGCTGCTGCGCTCACGTCGGTGATCGGGGCGTCGTACACCTCGGTCTCGTTTCACCACCTCCCGCACGCCGGAACGGCGACGCAACCTCCTGACCGTCGGCTTCATCGTCGTGACGACCGTGGCCTACCTGCTCGTGCAGGAGCCGCCGGTGACGTTGCTGGTCTTCGCCGGTGCGTTCAACGGGATCATCCTTCCGCTCGGGTTCGGCGTCCTGCTCTGGATCGCCTGGCGGCGCCGCGACCTGCTGCACGGATACCGCTATCCCGTGTGGCTGCTGGCCGCGGGCGTGGCAGCGTGGGCCTTGACGCTGTATCTCGCCTACAACGCGATCACCCCGCTCGCCGACCTGTGACAAAAGACCTGTGA
- a CDS encoding acetyl-CoA C-acetyltransferase, translating into MSGSVIVAGARTPIGRLLGGLKDQSAADLGGVAIKGALEKAGITGEQVDYLIMGQVIQAGAGQNPARMAGHKGGIPMHVPSITINKVCLSGVNAIALADQLIRAGEHDIIVAGGMESMTNAPHFLPKSREGAKFGDVKLVDSMAYDALFDQFTSQAMGLLTEECNAAAQNLTRAEQDEFAAQSHQKAARAWKDGVFNDEVVPVEIATRKGTVTVSEDEGVRGDTTAESLGSLRPAFSKEGTITAGSSSQISDGACAVVVMSKAKAEELGIEWLAEIGAHGQVAGPDSTLQLQPAAATALACEKEGIKPTDLDLVEFNEAFAAVGISSARELGLDDAKVNVNGGAIALGHPVGMSGARIVLHLALELKRRGGGVGAAALCGGGGQGDALIVRVPA; encoded by the coding sequence ATGTCCGGATCCGTGATCGTCGCCGGAGCACGTACGCCGATCGGTCGGCTGCTGGGCGGACTGAAGGACCAGTCCGCCGCCGACCTCGGTGGTGTCGCCATCAAGGGCGCGCTCGAGAAGGCCGGCATCACCGGCGAGCAGGTCGACTACCTGATCATGGGCCAGGTCATCCAGGCCGGCGCCGGGCAGAACCCCGCCCGCATGGCGGGTCACAAGGGCGGCATCCCGATGCACGTCCCGTCGATCACCATCAACAAGGTCTGCCTGTCGGGCGTCAACGCGATCGCGCTGGCCGACCAGCTGATCCGCGCCGGCGAGCACGACATCATCGTGGCCGGCGGCATGGAGTCGATGACCAACGCCCCGCACTTCCTGCCCAAGTCCCGCGAGGGCGCGAAGTTCGGCGACGTGAAGCTCGTCGACTCGATGGCCTACGACGCGCTGTTCGACCAGTTCACCAGCCAGGCGATGGGTCTGCTGACCGAGGAGTGCAACGCCGCGGCGCAGAACCTCACCCGCGCGGAGCAGGACGAGTTCGCCGCCCAGTCGCACCAGAAGGCTGCCCGCGCCTGGAAGGACGGGGTCTTCAACGACGAGGTCGTGCCGGTCGAGATCGCGACCCGCAAGGGCACGGTGACGGTCTCGGAGGACGAGGGTGTGCGCGGTGACACCACCGCCGAGTCGCTGGGCTCGCTGCGTCCGGCCTTCAGCAAGGAGGGGACCATCACCGCGGGGTCGTCCTCACAGATCTCCGACGGTGCCTGCGCCGTGGTCGTGATGAGCAAGGCCAAGGCCGAGGAGCTCGGCATCGAGTGGCTGGCCGAGATCGGTGCCCACGGCCAGGTCGCCGGCCCCGACTCCACCCTGCAGCTGCAGCCCGCGGCCGCCACGGCCCTGGCCTGCGAGAAGGAGGGCATCAAGCCCACCGACCTCGACCTGGTGGAGTTCAACGAGGCCTTCGCTGCCGTCGGCATCTCCTCGGCCCGCGAGCTCGGGCTCGACGACGCCAAGGTCAACGTCAACGGCGGGGCGATCGCGCTCGGCCACCCGGTCGGCATGTCCGGCGCCCGCATCGTCCTGCACCTCGCCCTGGAGCTGAAGCGGCGCGGCGGCGGGGTCGGCGCCGCCGCGCTGTGCGGTGGTGGCGGGCAGGGCGACGCGCTGATCGTGCGCGTTCCTGCGTGA
- the mce gene encoding methylmalonyl-CoA epimerase produces MTAPLSVPEHLFLCIDHVGVAVPDLDEAIAFYRDAFGMEVAHEETNEEQGVREAMVKVGDSGSCIQLLAPLNESSTIAKFLDRSGPGLQQLAYRVTDVEQVSAILRERGLRLLYDAPRRGTANSRINFVHPKDAGGVLVELVEPAQDH; encoded by the coding sequence ATGACCGCTCCTCTCTCCGTGCCCGAGCACCTCTTCCTCTGCATCGACCACGTCGGCGTGGCCGTGCCCGACCTCGACGAGGCGATCGCGTTCTACCGCGACGCGTTCGGCATGGAGGTCGCCCACGAGGAGACCAACGAGGAACAGGGCGTCCGCGAGGCGATGGTCAAGGTCGGCGACTCCGGCTCCTGCATCCAGTTGCTCGCGCCGCTCAACGAGTCCTCGACCATCGCGAAGTTCCTCGACCGCTCGGGGCCCGGCCTGCAGCAGCTCGCCTACCGCGTCACCGACGTGGAGCAGGTCTCGGCGATCCTGCGCGAGCGGGGTCTGCGGCTGCTGTACGACGCACCCAGGCGCGGCACCGCGAACTCGCGGATCAACTTCGTGCACCCCAAGGACGCCGGCGGCGTCCTCGTCGAGCTGGTCGAGCCGGCCCAGGACCACTGA